Proteins from one Syngnathoides biaculeatus isolate LvHL_M chromosome 8, ASM1980259v1, whole genome shotgun sequence genomic window:
- the cfap45 gene encoding cilia- and flagella-associated protein 45, whose translation MSEKSSTPTLRRQHRYRTRAAPSQSSSHSSPNAPVQKQTGKIIQIVTKDLIRKLRVPCGDPSRQSIILPSGTFEQITSRSNLLSMEAHKNRKENEMRAAEERKRQMLEADMSRREKRALSEVELEAHERGRHLLMRANTLRMEQEEEIRRLNKAILGAQCQATRDAQIQEKKQIQMEMLEEEKRLDAMMEAERRRLLDKVEKIDELRKQERIRGKQQIFEQIQQRQEEKLVQEELKEQEKQQTREKEARMNLEDLMAVEKRRSEQKSLHQEAMRINAETLRAQELRREEEKLADIREMEYIKNKLQREAEYEAEQRRMKREKELEIARLRAQQERARDHKADQDELRAKRNQEIADREWRRKEKELAAKKAQEEALLRAARLEQVQRKEQLLSMEAGREKAEFERVLKVQQEANARQKEEDEKQHQKALRQAEAIRQQVKEMQQLNAAKRKEALKEAEKLSEEAGRRHKHINDLKQRKLKELKATGLSDKYCSEVEKKAWLL comes from the exons ATG AGCGAGAAGTCTTCCACGCCAACTTTGAGAAGACAACATCGGTACCGCACACGAGCTGCCCCCTCTCAG AGCTCATCACATTCATCGCCAAATGCACCAGTGCAGAAGCAGACGggcaaaattattcaaattgtcACCAAAGATCTCATACGGAAACTCag GGTTCCATGCGGTGATCCCTCGAGACAGTCCATTATTTTGCCATCGGGTACCTTCGAGCAGATCACCTCCAGATCCAATCTTCTCTCTATGGAGGCGCACAAGAACAGGAAAGAGAACGAAATG CGGGCAGCCGAGGAAAGGAAGCGGCAGATGTTGGAGGCCGATATGTCCCGTCGGGAGAAGCGGGCTCTGAGTGAGGTGGAGCTGGAGGCTCACGAGCGAGGACGGCATCTGCTGATGCGAGCCAACACCCTGagaatggagcaggaggaggagattAGACGACTCAACAAG GCGATTCTGGGTGCTCAGTGCCAAGCCACACGTGATGCCCAAATCCAGGAAAAGAAACAAATCCAGATGGAGATGTTGGAAGAGGAGAAGCGTCTGGATGCCATGATGGAAGCGGAGCGCCGCAGACTTCTGGACAAAGTAGAGAAGATTGATGAGCTGCGCAAGCAAGAGAGGATCAG GGGGAAACAACAAATCTTTGAGCAGATCCAGCAGCGCCAGGAGGAGAAGCTGGTGCAAGAGGAGCTGAAAGAGCAGGAGAAACAACAGACCAGAGAAAAGGAAGCCAGGATGAACCTGGAGGACCTCATG GCCGTGGAGAAGAGGAGGTCGGAACAAAAGAGTCTGCACCAGGAGGCCATGCGCATCAATGCCGAGACACTCAGGGCGCAGGAGCTGAGGAGAGAAGAAGAGAAGCTGGCAGACATCAGAGAAATGGAATACATCAAAAACAAACTG CAACGAGAGGCCGAGTATGAAGCAGAacagaggaggatgaagagggaGAAGGAGTTAGAGATCGCCCGACTGAGAGCTCAGcaggagagagcgagagaccaCAAGGCTGATCAG GATGAACTCCGTGCCAAGAGGAACCAAGAAATTGCGGACAGAGAGTGGAGGAGGAAAGAAAAGGAGTTGGCTGCTAAGAAGGCTCAGGAGGAGGCCCTGCTTCGAGCTGCTCGCCTGGAGCAAGTTCAGCGAAAGGAGCAGCTCCTGTCCATGGAGGCCGGCCGGGAGAAGGCCGAGTTCGAGAGAGTTTTAAA AGTTCAACAGGAGGCGAACGCCAGACAGAAGGAAGAGGATGAAAAGCAGCATCAGAAAGCACTCCGCCAAGCGGAGGCCATTCGGCAGCAGGTGAAGGAGATGCAGCAGTTAAACGCTGCTAAGCGCAAGGAGGCGCTAAAGGAAGCGGAGAAACTGAGCGAGGAGGCCGGGCGGCGACACAAACACATCAACGACCTCAAACAGAGGAAGCTGAAGGAGCTCAA GGCAACTGGGCTCAGTGACAAATACTGCAGTGAAGTAGAAAAGAAGGCTTGGCTGCTTTGA